The Aedes albopictus strain Foshan chromosome 1, AalbF5, whole genome shotgun sequence genomic interval CAGTGACACACGATGTAAACGTTCGATCAGGTTTGATCGAAACATCAAAACACTGATTAAAATAAAGTTAAAATCTATAAAAATGTCCAACAAAACGAAAAGATTGCTGGAAAAGTACAACATTCTGGTGGAGCATCTCGATTATGGTTACATTGGAAAGTGCTCTGACGGAAGCGAGTTGGAAAAGATCGTTAAAATTCTTCGCTCCGGGCAGGAGGGTCACTATCCAGATTTAACGGTATTCGCCATGCGTCAGCTGAAATCCGTGAAGCCTGATTCGAAATTGTTCCGCCAAGAAACCCCACTGGTCACACGGTATAGTACAACAAGCGAGCATTGGGATCGAATCAATCAGGACCTGACTAAGTGGGAAAATGACATGCAGAACCTACAAAATGATATGCTGAGCGTGAAGGAGCCTTCGCCTAGAGATTTGCCACCCATAAGAACGGCGTCGTTTAAAGATGGACAAAGTTCGGAAATTGCGATCAAGAAACAGGATATGCGAATCAAATCATGCGATTACGAAAATTGGGATCGATACGATCCTGACGCTGAAATTCTGAAGATGGATCTGGAAGAAGAACGCCACAAAGACCTTGTGCTAAAAGAAAATGAGCGGAACTTAAGCGACAAAATAATCCAAGAAATCCACCCAAATGATGTAACTGTACTAACCGAAGCCGAGAAGAAAATACTGGCACTAAAACATAAGGAAAAGGGTAACGATTACTTTCGAAGCAAAGAATACCAGCAAGCCCTCGTGGAATACAATAACAGCATTGCAATTTTCCCGTCAGCAGCTTGCTTCAACAACCGTGCTATTACAAGTTGGTATACTGTGAGCTCGACATTCAATCCAGTATACCAAAATGGTTCTATTTATTTTCAGAAATCAAGCTCATGCTGTACAAAGAAGCCATATCCGATTGcgaagaatgtttgaagaaagaACCAACCAATGTGAAGGCTTTATGTCGCAAGGCAGAAGCTCTTAAACTTGACGATAAACGCCGCGAGGTTCGTATCCTAAATTGGATTTCAATTTCTTCTACTATCTGTAACGTTTTGTAGGCTTATCAGACGTACTGTCAAATTTTACGGCTCGATTCAGAACACAAACTAGCAAAAGGCGCAATCGAGGACCTTCGTCGTCAACTTCCGGATCTACCTCCGGCGAATTCCTTTCAAGTGCAAATCGAGGAGGTTGTCAACGATGACGATGATTTTGCGGCTCTCGTTAAACCTAAAAAGATCGTTAAAGACAAACTTCCCGAAGCTGTGCAAAGTTTGAAAACAGAAACTGCCAAAATGGTACAGAAGGCTAAAACTGCAAATCTTCAGGAAAGTAAAGTCGAAATCTTACCGCAACGACCTACAAAGAAAGTTCTCATTGAAGAAATAAACTGAAATCATAGATGTAGTCCTAGAAATATATTAGACAATACAAAATAACGATTATAGAAATAAATTGATATAGTAAAAGACTGATCTGTGTTGCTTTCATTGTGGAATGGCGTTGCTTTACCATTTTCCGCTTTCTCCAATCGCTCATTCTTCGTGCGGTAGATTACGGTTGTAAATCAGACCCACTTCGCCATCGCCACCGCGACGTCCTAACGTGTTTAAAACGTAAATAATGCAAACGAATCCAATGCAACTGGCCAGCACGACGAACCACGTTCGTCTCCACAGTGGCTTCGAAGAGGGCGCGTAAAGTCTTCTGGACCAGCGCGAAAAAATCTCCTGGGGTGTTCTTCTTTTGTATTTGTTATCATCTCGGTCGGATGCCCCTATTGGGGACTCTCGAGCCAATAATGGTCGTCGACTGCTCGCTGTAAAGGGAATAAGATTTATTTGCAAGAGAGGTGATGGATGCAGATGGAAACTAGGTGACAACAGGAGTTTTATTAttcggaaatcatccagaaaaagTGAAGGTGATTTGAAGACGGACAAAAATGGGTTTAAAACATTTTATGAAATAAATAAATGTCTTTACCATGAAAATCCAAGGCTGGCGATGCGTTGTTAACGTACGAATCCATGTTGACAATCGAATGGGGACTTTCGGGTCGTTCGTTCGTTCTTGTTTGGGACATACTGGATGCGAAGGTACTTCCATTGTGAACACCGGTTGAAGTGGTCGCAGTGGCATAGTAAGCTGCGGACTTGTCCTCCGATAGCTGAAATTTGTATCGTTTCTCATCTGGCTATACCAATCTTGATTGAAAGCCTTACCAACGGAAGTTCGAGGACGTTCCTCGCCCAGTTCACCTGTCCTAATCTGGTTCGCAGAACATCGGCCACTGGTGAGACTAGATTGACTGGTGGAAAAATAGGATCACTACACGTGGGACAGGTGTGGCCTCCTGGCGCCGTATTCGCCGGTAAAGATTGTTGCTTCGCATTCAAACATTTCCAATGAAATACATCTGAAATTAGAAAAGCATGCACACTGAATGAGGTAATGTCCTCCCTATCCCTATGTTCGTCACTTACGGTAGCAGATGAGCCG includes:
- the LOC115267166 gene encoding zinc finger protein-like 1 homolog, which produces MGLCKCPKRQVTTQFCFEHRVNVCENCMVVNHTKCTVQSYIQWLKDSDFDSSCTLCRKPLDDEDCVRLICYHVFHWKCLNAKQQSLPANTAPGGHTCPTCSDPIFPPVNLVSPVADVLRTRLGQVNWARNVLELPLLSEDKSAAYYATATTSTGVHNGSTFASSMSQTRTNERPESPHSIVNMDSYVNNASPALDFHASSRRPLLARESPIGASDRDDNKYKRRTPQEIFSRWSRRLYAPSSKPLWRRTWFVVLASCIGFVCIIYVLNTLGRRGGDGEVGLIYNRNLPHEE
- the LOC109413228 gene encoding sperm-associated antigen 1 — encoded protein: MSNKTKRLLEKYNILVEHLDYGYIGKCSDGSELEKIVKILRSGQEGHYPDLTVFAMRQLKSVKPDSKLFRQETPLVTRYSTTSEHWDRINQDLTKWENDMQNLQNDMLSVKEPSPRDLPPIRTASFKDGQSSEIAIKKQDMRIKSCDYENWDRYDPDAEILKMDLEEERHKDLVLKENERNLSDKIIQEIHPNDVTVLTEAEKKILALKHKEKGNDYFRSKEYQQALVEYNNSIAIFPSAACFNNRAITKIKLMLYKEAISDCEECLKKEPTNVKALCRKAEALKLDDKRREAYQTYCQILRLDSEHKLAKGAIEDLRRQLPDLPPANSFQVQIEEVVNDDDDFAALVKPKKIVKDKLPEAVQSLKTETAKMVQKAKTANLQESKVEILPQRPTKKVLIEEIN